One Acropora palmata chromosome 2, jaAcrPala1.3, whole genome shotgun sequence genomic window carries:
- the LOC141866634 gene encoding lysophosphatidic acid receptor 3-like has translation MENISREINLNQLSRNASDEALHLHLTELVALVIQMIITTTACPFTILLNILVILAVKKTPRLQSKANILLACLAATDAFIGLTAQPSSILVELFRLIDMKSLALIIRDYIHSGALLAGIANSLLHLMLVTFERLVAIKFTTHHPFLMTEKNIKVSVAIFWIIALCIWALRCAAPFAMVFTVGPLVPSCIIFIAISYVILYRETLRHRKRIKTEQIAQQEVEMFLKENKALKTTVYVVGSLVLCFIPSSIVFLSYVVEGLSLKNSVYFVSFSRVLMMLNSLLNPLIYFWRDKEMRKLVSPYHRSRDGIVVRTLAFHQ, from the coding sequence ATGGAAAACATCTCCCGTGAAATCAATTTAAACCAACTTTCAAGAAACGCATCCGATGAAGCCTTGCATTTACATCTCACAGAACTGGTCGCGTTGGTTATACAAATGATTATAACCACAACAGCTTGTCCATTTACCATTTTACTCAACATCTTGGTGATTTTGGCCGTGAAGAAAACACCACGACTTCAAAGCAAGGCCAACATCTTGCTGGCATGTTTAGCAGCAACTGACGCTTTCATTGGTCTCACAGCACAGCCATCGAGTATCCTCGTCGAACTATTTAGGTTAATTGACATGAAAAGTCTAGCCTTAATAATTCGTGATTACATCCACAGCGGAGCTCTATTGGCTGGTATTGCCAATTCATTGCTCCACCTTATGCTGGTAACTTTCGAAAGGCTTGTAGCGATCAAGTTTACCACCCATCACCCCTTCCTAATGACAGAGAAGAATATTAAGGTATCTGTTGCAATCTTTTGGATCATCGCATTATGCATATGGGCTCTGAGGTGTGCAGCCCCTTTTGCCATGGTGTTCACTGTTGGTCCTCTGGTGCCCAGTTGTATAATCTTCATTGCCATTTCCTACGTGATTTTATACCGCGAAACGCTTCGTCACAGGAAACGAATCAAGACTGAGCAAATCGCTCAACAAGAAGtggaaatgtttttaaaagaaaacaaggccTTAAAGACAACGGTGTATGTGGTCGGCTCTCTCGTCCTCTGTTTCATACCATCATCGATTGTATTTCTATCATATGTAGTTGAAGGCCTATCCCTCAAAAACTCTGTTTACTTTGTGAGCTTCTCTCGTGTGCTCATGATGCTGAATTCTCTTCTTAACCCACTCATTTACTTCTGGCGCGATAAAGAAATGAGGAAGTTAGTTTCACCTTACCACAGGTCCAGGGATGGCATAGTGGTAAGAacactcgccttccaccaatga
- the LOC141866644 gene encoding histamine H2 receptor-like gives MENISSEIDLNLSRNASDEGFQLHLTETVVLIIQIIITTATCPFTILLNILVILAVKKTQQLQSKPNIMLACLAATDAFIGLTAQSSYILLATFQVSGMNSLAQAIRFHWHDRAILAGVTNSLLHLMLVTFERLVAIKFTIHYPFLITEKNIKVSVAIFWIIAFCSWPLRYITPYVAALTVGPLVPSCMIFIAISYVILYRETLRHKERIKSEQVAHQEVETILKENKALKTTVYVVGSLVLCFIPSLLLFVSLAIKSPSLVTSVYFVSFGRVVTMLNSLLNPLIYFWRDKEIRKIVLPFFSRYGTENPSN, from the coding sequence ATGGAAAATATCTCCAGCGAAATCGATTTAAACCTTTCAAGAAACGCATCCGATGAAGGTTTCCAGCTACATCTCACAGAAACAGTTGTGTTGATAATACAAATTATCATAACCACAGCGACTTGTCCATTCACCATTTTACTCAACATCTTGGTAATTTTGGCTGTGAAGAAAACACAACAACTTCAAAGCAAGCCCAACATCATGCTGGCATGTTTAGCAGCGACTGACGCCTTTATTGGTCTCACAGCACAGTCATCATACATCCTCTTAGCAACGTTTCAAGTTTCTGGCATGAACAGTTTGGCGCAAGCAATTCGTTTTCACTGGCACGATCGGGCTATTCTGGCAGGTGTTACGAATTCCTTGCTTCATCTTATGCTGGTCACTTTCGAGAGGCTTGTAGCGATCAAGTTTACCATCCATTACCCCTTCCTAATCACAGAAAAGAACATTAAGGTATCTGTTGCAATATTTTGGATCATCGCATTTTGTTCGTGGCCTCTGAGGTACATAACACCTTATGTTGCAGCGCTTACCGTAGGTCCTCTGGTGCCTAGTTGCATGATCTTCATTGCTATTTCCTACGTGATTTTGTATCGCGAAACACTTCGTCACAAGGAACGAATCAAGTCTGAACAAGTAGCCCATCAAGAAGTGGAAACgattttaaaggaaaacaaggCCTTGAAGACAACGGTGTATGTGGTCGGCTCTCTCGTTCTCTGTTTCATACcatcattgcttttatttgtatCATTGGCCATTAAAAGCCCATCCCTCGTAACCTCTGTCTACTTTGTAAGCTTCGGGCGCGTTGTCACCATGCTAAATTCTCTTCTTAATCCACTCATTTACTTTTGGCGCGATAAAGAAATTAGGAAGATTGTGTTACCTTTCTTTTCAAGATATGGCACAGAGAATCCTTCTAATTAG
- the LOC141874197 gene encoding 5-hydroxytryptamine receptor 1D-like, whose product MENISREINLNQFSNNATDVGLHLHLTERVVLIIQIIISRTTCPFTILLNSFVIWAVKKTPRLQSKPNILLACLAATDAFIGLTAQPSSILVELFRLFDMTSLAQKIRLNFHNRVLLADITNSLLHLMLVTFERLVAIKFTVHHPFLITEKYIMVSVATFWIIALCTWALRYIIPNVVLFTVASLVVICLIFIAISYVILYRETLRHKKRIKTEQVAQQEVETFLKENKALKTTVYVVGSLVLCFTPSRFLLVSLVVQ is encoded by the coding sequence ATGGAAAACATCTCCCGCGAAATCAATTTaaatcaattttcaaataatgcCACGGATGTAGGCTTACATTTACATCTCACAGAACGGGTCGTGTTGATCATACAAATTATCATTTCCAGAACGACCTGTCCTTTTACCATTTTACTCAACAGCTTCGTGATTTGGGCCGTGAAGAAAACACCGCGACTTCAGAGCAAGCCCAACATTTTGCTGGCATGTTTAGCAGCGACTGACGCCTTTATTGGTCTCACAGCACAGCCATCGAGCATCCTTGTTGAACTATTTAGACTATTTGACATGACCAGTCTGGCCCAAAAAATTCGCCTGAACTTCCACAATCGAGTTCTTTTGGCAGATATTACCAATTCATTGCTCCATCTTATGCTAGTAACTTTCGAGAGGCTTGTGGCGATCAAGTTTACCGTTCATCACCCCTTCCTAATAACAGAGAAGTATATTATGGTATCTGTGGCAACATTTTGGATCATCGCATTATGTACATGGGCTCTGAGGTACATAATACCTAATGTGGTATTGTTTACCGTAGCTTCTCTGGTGGTTATTTGCCTTATCTTCATTGCCATTTCCTATGTAATTTTATACCGCGAGACACTTCGTCACAAGAAACGAATCAAGACTGAACAAGTAGCGCAGCAAGAAGTGGAAAcatttttaaaggaaaacaaggCTTTGAAGACAACGGTGTATGTGGTCGGCTCTCTCGTCCTCTGTTTCACACCATCACGGTTTTTACTGGTATCACTAGTCGTTCAGTAA